In Scleropages formosus chromosome 18, fSclFor1.1, whole genome shotgun sequence, one DNA window encodes the following:
- the sv2a gene encoding synaptic vesicle glycoprotein 2A, with protein sequence MEEGYRDRSAFIRGAKDLAKEVKRQAGKKVGRGIDRMSDEYSKRSYTRFEEDDDDDYPVQGQDGGFYRSDSRANDDEGAHSDSTEGHDEDDEIYEGEYQGIPRADSGKADGQLGGAPGPVGAQFRDFGEQAGERRKDREELAQQYETILQECGHGRFQWTLYFVLGLALMADGVEIFVVGFVLPSAEKDMCLSEPNKGMLGLIVYLGMMVGAFLWGGLADRIGRRQTLLISLSINSVFAFFSSFVQGYSTFLFCRLLSGVGIGGSIPIVFSYYSEFLAQEKRGEHLSWLCMFWMIGGIYASAMAWAIIPHYGWSFQMGSAYQFHSWRVFVLVCAFPAVSAIGALTTMPESPRFFLENGKHDEAWMILKQVHDTNMRAKGYPERVFSVTTIKTVKPLDELVEMGGEAVVWHKRWRMKLMSVFRQVWSNFLACFSPEYRRTTLMMMAVWFSMSFSYYGLTVWFPDMIKYLQKQEYSSRTKVFIKEKVEHITFNFTLENQIHRNGEYFNDKFMNLKMKSMLFEDSVFEECYFEDITSSNTFFKNCTFISTLFYNTDLFEFRFINSRLINSTFLHNKEGCMLDFSDENNAYMIYFVSFLGTLAVLPGNIVSALLMDKIGRLRMLAGSSMISCISCFFLSFGSSESAMIALLCLFGGISIASWNALDVLTVELYPSDKRTTAFGFLNALCKLAAVLGISIFTSFVGISKAVPIMFASGALAAGSSLALKLPETRGQVLQ encoded by the exons ATGGAGGAAGGTTACAGAGACAGATCGGCCTTCATCCGGGGGGCCAAAGATCTTGCCAAAGAAGTGAAGAGGCAGGCTGGCAAGAAGGTGGGTCGTGGCATTGACAGAATGTCAGATGAATATTCAAAGCGCTCCTATACCCGCTTCGAAGAGGATGACGATGACGACTACCCCGTGCAGGGCCAGGACGGTGGCTTCTACCGCAGTGACAGTCGGGCCAATGACGACGAGGGCGCCCACAGTGACTCCACTGAGGGgcatgatgaggatgatgaaatTTACGAGGGCGAATACCAGGGCATCCCTCGGGCTGACTCGGGCAAGGCCGACGGGCAGCTGGGTGGCGCGCCAGGGCCGGTGGGGGCCCAGTTCCGGGACTTTGGCGAGCAGGCTGGCGAGAGGAGGAAGGATCGAGAGGAACTGGCACAGCAGTATGAGACCATCCTGCAAGAGTGTGGCCACGGGCGCTTCCAGTGGACCCTCTACTTTGTGCTGGGCCTGGCGCTCATGGCCGATGGTGTGGAGATCTTTGTGGTTGGCTTTGTTCTTCCCAGTGCCGAGAAGGACATGTGTCTGTCCGAGCCCAACAAGGGCATGCTGG GTCTCATTGTGTACCTGGGTATGATGGTGGGTGCCTTTCTCTGGGGTGGCTTGGCCGACAGGATTGGACGACGTCAGACTTTGCTCATCTCCCTCTCCATCAACAGCGTCTttgccttcttctcctccttcgtCCAGGGATACAGCACATTCCTCTTTTGCCGCCTTCTCTCTGGTGTTGG GATTGGAGGCTCAATCCCCATTGTTTTCTCCTACTATTCTGAGTTCCTGGCCCAGGAGAAGCGAGGAGAACACCTTAGCTGGCTCTGCATGTTCTGGATGATCGGGGGCATCTATGCCTCGGCCATGGCCTGGGCCATCATCCCACATTATG GCTGGAGTTTCCAGATGGGCTCTGCGTACCAGTTCCACAGCTGGCGGGTCTTTGTGCTGGTGTGTGCCTTCCCCGCAGTCTCTGCCATCGGGGCCCTCACCACTATGCCTGAGAGCCCTCGCTTCTTCCTGGAG AATGGAAAACATGATGAGGCCTGGATGATCCTCAAGCAAGTTCATGACACCAACATGAGGGCCAAAGGTTacccagagagagtgttttca GTTACCACCATTAAAACGGTAAAGCCTTTGGATGAGCTGGTGGAGATGGGTGGTGAGGCTGTAGTTTGGCACAAGCGCTGGAGGATGAAGCTCATGAGCGTTTTCCGCCAG GTGTGGAGCAATTTCCTTGCCTGCTTCTCGCCAGAGTATCGCCGCACCACCCTTATGATGATGGCTGTATGGTTCAGCATGTCCTTCAG TTACTACGGTCTGACAGTGTGGTTCCCTGACATGATCAAGTACTTGCAGAAGCAGGAATATTCCAGTCGCACCAAAGTTTTTATCAAGGAGAAGGTGGAGCACATCACTTTCAACTTCACCCTGGAGAATCAGATCCATCGCAATGGGGAGTACTTCAATGACAA GTTCATGAACTTGAAGATGAAGTCTATGCTGTTTGAGGACTCTGTGTTTGAGGAATGCTACTTCGAAGACATCACTTCCAGCAACACCTTCTTCAAAAACTGCACCTTCATCTCCACTCTTTTCTACAACACAG ACCTTTTTGAGTTCAGGTTCATCAACAGCCGCCTCATCAACAGCACCTTCCTACACAACAAGGAGGGCTGCATGCTGGACTTCAGCGATGAAAACAACGCCTACATGATCTATTTCGTCAGCTTCCTGGGCACGCTAGCCGTGCTGCCAGGGAACATTGTGTCCGCCCTGCTCATGGATAAGATTGGACGACTGAGGATGCTGG CGGGCTCAAGTATGATATCTTGCATCAGCTGTTTCTTCCTGTCATTTGGCAGCAGTGAGTCTGCCATGATTGCCCTGCTCTGCCTTTTTGGTGGCATCAGCATTGCCTCCTGGAACGCCCTGGATGTTCTGACGGTTGAGCTGTACCCCTCAGACAAAAG AACCACAGCCTTTGGCTTCCTGAATGCGCTGTGCAAGCTGGCTGCAGTCCTGGGCATCAGCATCTTCACCTCCTTTGTGGGCATCTCCAAGGCCGTGCCCATCATGTTCGCCTCTGGGGCGCTGGCTGCGGGCAGCTCCTTGGCACTCAAGCTGCCAGAGACGAGGGGTCAGGTGCTGCAGTAG
- the bola1 gene encoding bolA-like protein 1: MLPRVLCCTRSPLRVLTLACRAVPVRSQMDVKNPVERTIRTKLTQVLAPEHLEVLNESHMHAVPPGSESHFRVLVVSQRFEGLSLLQRHRLVNEVLQDELSNCIHALAIQAKTPQQWQGDPTLAKSPPCLGGSKQDSSVADKLKAGRD; the protein is encoded by the coding sequence ATGCTGCCTCGTGTCCTCTGTTGCACTCGATCTCCTCTCCGTGTCCTTACCCTTGCTTGCCGCGCTGTTCCTGTCCGCTCTCAGATGGATGTCAAGAATCCAGTTGAGCGTACCATACGGACTAAGCTGACCCAGGTCCTGGctccggagcacctggaggttCTCAATGAGAGCCACATGCATGCGGTCCCACCAGGTTCTGAGTCACACTTCCGTGTGCTAGTGGTGAGTCAGCGCTTTGAAGGCCTGTCCTTGCTGCAGCGCCACCGTCTGGTCAATGAAGTGCTGCAGGACGAGCTCAGCAACTGCATCCATGCACTGGCCATCCAGGCCAAAACACCCCAGCAGTGGCAAGGAGACCCCACTTTGGCTAAAAGCCCACCGTGCCTGGGTGGCTCTAAGCAAGACAGCAGTGTGGCTGACAAACTGAAGGCAGGTCGAGATTGA